One segment of Acropora muricata isolate sample 2 chromosome 8, ASM3666990v1, whole genome shotgun sequence DNA contains the following:
- the LOC136926723 gene encoding DDB1- and CUL4-associated factor 10 homolog isoform X2 — translation MGESKPETSTADNNSSPSTKTWTSFSYLRHREIHGHRMTTRNDNVLSKYYKYLSLRKIWDPDDKPNSAGHGAIFNLEFSSLGDFLVAACERHSLLVFDPLCQKQVAAVRDAHCDCVNCIRFLDSRSFVTCSDDTTVALWDCRNLKSKVISMEGHTDWVKSIEYHKPSGLLVTSAFDDTVRAWDINRYSNDGTALGQILLKFPYLIRMKISPDGDKIILSANPGRLLVIHNLSLNNLQYDIKGDEMPSSLHEVCDSSSLVSLASHRWPSKARNALEVIQDFPEDCTPWCISSLEVHPHSWCSVARYTCRNSRNEWTVVHDIQDFAEHRVGKMSVLTTIPAGIIQARDHIFCKQSKLM, via the exons ATGGGAGAATCGAAGCCCGAAACATCTACAGCGGACAATAACAGTTCTCCAAGCACTAAAACATGGACATCTTTTTCATACCTTCGACATCGGGAGATACACGGTCATAGAATGACAACAAGAAACGACAATGTGCTCTCTAAGTATTATAAATATTTATCGTTGAGAAAAATATGGGACCCTGATGACAAGCCGAATAGCGCTGGTCACGGAGCGATTTTTAATCTGGAATTTTCATCGCTGGGGGATTTTCTTGTTGCTGCGTGTGAAAGACATAGTCTACTTGTGTTTGATCCTCTTTGTCAAAAACAGGTTGCTGCTGTTCGTGACGCCCACTGCGATTGCGTCAACTGTATTCGGTTTTTAGACAGCAGAAGCTTTGTTACTTGCTCTGACGATACTACTGTAGCTCTCTGGGATTGCAGAAATCTTAAAAGTAAAGTTATTAGCATGGAAGGACACACAGACTGGGTGAAGAGTATTGAATACCACAAGCCGTCTGGACTCCttgtgacttcagcttttgaCGATACGGTTCGTGCGTGGGACATAAACAGATACTCAAATGACGGTACAGCTCTTGGTCAAATTCTTCTGAAATTTCCATATTTGATTCGCATGAAAATATCGCCTGATGGTGACAAAATTATCCTCTCGGCCAATCCAGGGCGCTTACTTGTTATTCATAATCTATCTCTGAACAACTTGCAGTACGATATTAAAGGCGATGAAATGCCATCATCTCTACACGAGGTGTGCGATTCTTCATCACTTGTCAGTTTAGCCAGTCACCGCTGGCCGAGCAAGGCAAGGAATGCATTGGAGGTTATTCAAGATTTCCCCGAGGACTGCACTCCATGGTGCATTTCCTCATTAGAAGTGCATCCGCACAGCTGGTGCAGTGTTGCACGATACACTTGCAGGAATTCAAGGAATGAGTGGACTGTTGTTCATGATATTCAGGATTTTGCTGAACACAGAGTTG GAAAAATGTCAGTCTTGACTACAATACCAGCTGGTATCATTCAAGCAAGAGACCACATTTTCTGCAAGCAAAGTAAACTCATGTGA